A region of Sphingomonas crusticola DNA encodes the following proteins:
- the tsaE gene encoding tRNA (adenosine(37)-N6)-threonylcarbamoyltransferase complex ATPase subunit type 1 TsaE — MRSGTISLANAAETDALGAALAGVLQPGDVVALSGPLGAGKTSLARGVLAALGLGEEAPSPSFSLVIAYAPPDVLTPVWHVDLYRIDEPGELAELGLDDARGDTALLIEWPERMGVALWPDALRLTLEPEPSGGRRLTWAAPAAWEGRWPPLRS, encoded by the coding sequence ATGCGGAGCGGTACCATCTCACTGGCGAACGCGGCCGAGACCGATGCACTTGGCGCGGCGTTGGCCGGCGTGCTGCAACCGGGCGACGTGGTTGCGCTGTCAGGCCCTTTGGGCGCGGGCAAGACCAGTCTCGCGCGCGGCGTGCTGGCCGCGCTCGGCCTTGGCGAGGAAGCCCCCAGTCCAAGCTTCAGCCTGGTGATCGCCTATGCGCCGCCGGACGTGCTGACACCCGTCTGGCATGTCGATCTCTACCGGATCGACGAGCCCGGCGAGCTCGCCGAGCTCGGCCTGGACGACGCGCGCGGCGACACGGCGTTGCTGATCGAGTGGCCGGAGCGGATGGGCGTCGCTCTCTGGCCGGATGCGCTGCGATTGACCCTGGAACCCGAACCGAGTGGCGGGCGGCGCTTGACTTGGGCCGCACCGGCGGCATGGGAAGGCCGATGGCCGCCGCTCCGATCATGA
- the ahcY gene encoding adenosylhomocysteinase, protein MATAAVESFNDYLVHDIALAGWGRKEIQIAETEMPGLMALREEYGVSKPLKGARITGSLHMTIQTAVLIETLTALGAEVRWASCNIYSTQDHAAAAIAAAGIPVFAVKGETLAEYWDYVGNIFDWGDEPCNMILDDGGDATMFALLGAKLEAGGTLAEPENDEEVEFHRALKAFVAAKPGYLTQTVKAIKGVSEETTTGVHRLYEIAKKGELPFPAINVNDSVTKSKFDNLYGCKESLVDAIRRATDVMLAGKVATVAGFGDVGKGSAQSLRNGGARVLVTEVDPICALQAAMEGFEVVTMEEAVTRSDIFVTATGNADVITADHMKAMKPMSIVCNIGHFDSEIQIAALSNYKWNEIKPQVDLVEFPDGKQIIVLAKGRLVNLGCATGHPSFVMSSSFTNQVLAQIELYTNPGQYQNQVYVLPKHLDEKVARLHLEKLGVKLTTLTDKQAAYIGVSQQGPFKPDHYRY, encoded by the coding sequence GTGGCCACCGCCGCTGTCGAAAGCTTTAACGACTATCTGGTCCATGACATCGCGCTCGCCGGCTGGGGCCGCAAGGAGATCCAGATCGCCGAGACCGAAATGCCGGGCCTGATGGCGCTGCGCGAGGAATATGGCGTGTCGAAGCCCTTGAAGGGCGCGCGCATCACCGGCTCGCTCCACATGACGATTCAGACCGCGGTGCTGATCGAGACGCTGACCGCGCTCGGTGCGGAAGTGCGCTGGGCGTCGTGCAACATCTATTCGACGCAGGATCATGCCGCCGCCGCGATCGCCGCTGCCGGTATCCCCGTGTTCGCCGTCAAGGGCGAGACGCTGGCCGAATATTGGGATTATGTCGGCAACATCTTCGACTGGGGCGATGAGCCCTGCAACATGATCCTCGACGATGGCGGCGACGCCACCATGTTCGCCCTGCTCGGCGCCAAGCTCGAAGCGGGCGGTACGCTCGCCGAGCCGGAGAATGACGAGGAAGTCGAATTCCACCGCGCATTGAAGGCGTTCGTCGCCGCCAAGCCCGGCTACCTCACCCAGACCGTCAAGGCGATCAAGGGCGTCTCCGAAGAGACTACCACCGGCGTCCACCGCCTGTACGAGATCGCCAAGAAGGGCGAGCTGCCTTTCCCCGCGATCAACGTCAATGACAGCGTGACCAAGTCGAAGTTCGACAACCTCTACGGCTGTAAGGAATCTTTGGTCGACGCGATCCGCCGCGCCACCGACGTCATGCTCGCGGGCAAGGTCGCGACCGTCGCCGGCTTCGGCGATGTCGGCAAGGGCTCGGCCCAGTCGCTCCGCAACGGCGGCGCGCGGGTGCTCGTCACCGAAGTCGATCCGATCTGCGCACTGCAGGCGGCGATGGAGGGCTTCGAGGTCGTGACGATGGAAGAGGCGGTCACCCGCTCGGACATCTTCGTGACCGCGACCGGCAATGCCGACGTCATCACCGCCGATCACATGAAGGCGATGAAGCCGATGTCGATCGTCTGCAACATCGGTCACTTCGACAGCGAGATTCAGATCGCAGCTCTGTCGAACTACAAGTGGAACGAGATCAAGCCGCAGGTCGACCTGGTCGAATTCCCCGACGGCAAGCAGATCATCGTCCTCGCTAAGGGCCGCCTCGTGAACCTCGGCTGCGCCACCGGCCACCCGTCGTTCGTGATGTCGTCCAGCTTCACCAATCAGGTGCTGGCGCAGATCGAGCTCTACACCAACCCCGGTCAGTATCAGAACCAGGTCTATGTCCTGCCCAAGCATCTCGACGAGAAGGTCGCGCGCCTCCACCTCGAGAAGCTCGGCGTCAAGCTGACCACGCTCACCGACAAGCAGGCCGCTTATATCGGCGTGTCGCAGCAGGGCCCGTTCAAGCCCGATCATTACCGCTACTGA
- a CDS encoding DUF488 family protein: protein MKIFTIGYEKATQPELIAALQAAGVQRLIDVRAVPLSRRPGFSKNILARGLAEQGIDYVHLRALGTPPEGREAARKGRHDVLERVYAGQLELPEAMVQAAQMLELAEEKPSALLCFEREPGGCHRTLLLRSVAADAEVVDLFA from the coding sequence ATGAAGATCTTCACGATCGGTTATGAGAAGGCGACCCAGCCGGAATTGATCGCCGCGCTCCAGGCCGCCGGCGTCCAGCGGTTGATCGATGTGCGCGCGGTGCCGCTGTCGCGCCGCCCCGGTTTCTCCAAGAATATCCTCGCCCGCGGGCTCGCCGAGCAGGGGATCGATTATGTCCATTTGCGCGCGCTGGGTACGCCGCCCGAGGGGCGGGAGGCCGCGCGCAAGGGCAGGCATGACGTGCTCGAGCGCGTCTATGCGGGTCAGCTGGAATTGCCGGAGGCGATGGTCCAGGCGGCACAGATGCTGGAACTGGCCGAGGAGAAGCCATCGGCCCTTTTATGTTTCGAACGCGAGCCGGGCGGATGCCACCGCACGCTTTTGCTGCGTTCGGTGGCGGCCGATGCGGAGGTGGTCGACCTCTTCGCGTGA
- a CDS encoding VOC family protein, translating into MIDHIGFAVRDAERSRLFYAAALAPLGITLVMSATPEQTEAGGTAHGFGSDGKPFLWVGDNEKVGEGTHVALAARTRGEVDAFHAAALAAGGRDNGAPGLRPHYRPDYYAAFVHDPDGNNIEAVTFASA; encoded by the coding sequence ATGATCGATCATATCGGCTTTGCGGTGCGCGACGCGGAACGGTCGCGCCTTTTCTACGCGGCGGCGCTCGCGCCGCTGGGCATCACCCTGGTGATGAGCGCAACGCCCGAGCAGACCGAAGCGGGCGGTACCGCCCATGGCTTCGGCAGCGACGGCAAGCCGTTTCTCTGGGTCGGCGACAATGAGAAAGTGGGCGAGGGCACACATGTCGCGCTGGCCGCCCGCACGCGCGGCGAGGTCGATGCCTTCCACGCCGCGGCGCTGGCGGCCGGCGGCAGGGACAATGGCGCGCCCGGCCTGCGCCCGCATTACCGTCCCGATTATTATGCCGCGTTCGTCCACGATCCGGATGGCAACAATATCGAGGCGGTCACGTTCGCATCGGCATGA
- a CDS encoding alpha/beta fold hydrolase: MHQINRGAGRKLLLVHGLGGSWRSWSPILDSLSVSRTVIAIDLPGHGATPAQHDSGTFDGLVGSVQRYIVENGLSGIDIVGSSMGARMALELARRGAVGNVVALDPGGFWRGWERTFFKTTIGVSGRLLRAIRPGLPMLSRNAASRTALLAQFSARPWALEPQLVATELIGFSTTLTFDALVDNLATGPEQTGPAADSTGRIVIGWGKYDRLCLPRQAARAKAAFPSAQLHWFESSGHFPMWDMPEETVDVILRATQ, encoded by the coding sequence ATGCATCAGATCAATCGCGGCGCCGGTCGCAAATTGCTGCTTGTCCACGGCCTGGGCGGAAGCTGGCGCTCCTGGAGCCCCATTCTGGACTCGCTCAGCGTCAGTCGGACGGTGATCGCGATCGACCTGCCCGGACATGGCGCGACCCCGGCGCAACACGACAGCGGGACCTTTGACGGCCTGGTCGGCAGCGTCCAGCGCTACATCGTGGAAAACGGGCTAAGCGGGATCGATATCGTCGGCAGTTCGATGGGGGCGCGGATGGCGCTCGAACTTGCGCGACGCGGCGCTGTCGGAAACGTGGTCGCGCTTGACCCGGGCGGGTTCTGGCGTGGTTGGGAGCGCACCTTCTTCAAGACCACGATTGGTGTCTCGGGCCGCTTGTTGCGGGCAATTCGACCCGGTCTCCCGATGTTGAGCCGTAACGCGGCGTCGCGCACTGCACTGCTGGCGCAATTCTCCGCGCGTCCGTGGGCGCTTGAACCGCAGCTCGTCGCGACCGAGCTGATCGGTTTTAGTACAACGCTGACATTCGACGCATTGGTCGATAACCTTGCGACCGGACCCGAGCAGACCGGGCCTGCTGCCGATAGCACCGGCCGCATCGTGATCGGCTGGGGCAAATATGACAGGCTATGCCTGCCGAGACAGGCCGCCCGTGCGAAGGCTGCGTTCCCGTCCGCACAACTCCACTGGTTTGAGTCCAGTGGCCACTTTCCAATGTGGGACATGCCGGAGGAAACGGTCGACGTCATACTTCGCGCCACGCAGTAA
- a CDS encoding slipin family protein → MMITAGLVAVIALLAILLPTIFKSFGVNQEYERAVLFRLGRLGEPKGPGWYWLIPWIDRAVRVDLRTITSVLETQETVTRDGVPVKVNAVLWFRAKDATQVVTTVQNWQGAVIQAAETAMRDAIGQSDLDQMLKERLLINQRLQDMLARACDHWGVVVDSIEMKDLDIPEQMQRAIGREAEAVREKRARIIKAEGEQEAAQKLAEAAGIIGGTEGALELRRLQTLAEIGGEHNSTIITMMPVELLQAAKKLAEK, encoded by the coding sequence ATGATGATTACCGCCGGGCTGGTTGCCGTGATCGCGCTGCTGGCCATCCTGCTGCCGACCATCTTCAAGTCGTTCGGCGTCAATCAGGAATATGAACGCGCCGTCCTGTTCCGGCTCGGTCGGCTGGGCGAGCCCAAGGGCCCCGGCTGGTATTGGCTGATCCCATGGATCGATCGCGCCGTGCGGGTGGATCTGCGCACGATCACCAGCGTGCTGGAAACGCAGGAGACGGTGACGCGCGACGGCGTGCCGGTGAAGGTCAACGCCGTCCTGTGGTTCCGGGCGAAGGATGCGACCCAGGTCGTCACCACCGTGCAGAACTGGCAGGGCGCGGTGATCCAGGCGGCCGAAACGGCGATGCGCGACGCGATCGGCCAGAGCGATCTCGATCAGATGCTCAAGGAGCGGCTGCTGATCAACCAGCGGCTGCAGGATATGCTCGCCCGCGCCTGCGATCATTGGGGCGTGGTGGTCGATTCGATCGAGATGAAGGATCTCGATATCCCCGAACAGATGCAGCGCGCGATCGGCCGCGAGGCCGAAGCGGTCCGCGAGAAACGCGCGCGCATCATCAAGGCCGAGGGCGAGCAGGAGGCGGCGCAGAAGCTGGCCGAAGCCGCCGGCATCATCGGCGGCACCGAAGGCGCGCTGGAATTGCGGCGGCTGCAGACGCTCGCGGAGATCGGCGGCGAGCATAATTCGACGATCATCACGATGATGCCGGTGGAATTGCTGCAGGCTGCGAAGAAGCTCGCCGAGAAATAG
- a CDS encoding vWA domain-containing protein → MAPLPARAALCWMLALAVAGCGRSSDDSQATSDRSAAPGWFAQSPQAAARAYVAQFTKKDPDACFKQDVALRHPQLRARAGGLGPRVPPIRVIVMIDGSGSMAGRMGGKTKLELAREAAASFIDGLPASVQTSLLVFGQQGNNQAAGKAKSCSAIDVIAPMSPDRAGFRAALGQVRAVGWTPLAAGLDRAEALLSASATPGEQIIYVVSDGEETCGGDPVAAAKRINAGRTRAIVNVIGFNLPSGEAAKLSAVARGGGGRFVNVANEAELARYDAEVRESIRRTDNEVATSIATTDNDVATSIAVTDADTCTSILVTDEDTAMSIDLTDREVAGKPVAFRKDAEALLKARHAAIRARFEAYRARLTGAEAAAKKGIDSAAQAVR, encoded by the coding sequence ATGGCCCCCCTGCCCGCTCGCGCGGCATTATGCTGGATGCTTGCCCTGGCAGTGGCGGGGTGCGGGCGATCGTCCGACGATTCGCAGGCGACGAGCGATCGCAGCGCCGCCCCCGGATGGTTTGCGCAGTCGCCCCAGGCGGCAGCGCGGGCCTATGTCGCGCAATTCACGAAAAAGGATCCCGACGCCTGTTTCAAGCAGGACGTGGCGCTGAGGCATCCGCAGCTCAGGGCGCGCGCCGGCGGGCTCGGTCCGCGCGTTCCGCCCATCCGCGTGATCGTGATGATCGACGGCTCTGGCTCGATGGCCGGGCGCATGGGCGGGAAGACGAAGCTTGAGCTGGCGCGCGAGGCGGCGGCGAGTTTCATCGACGGCCTGCCGGCGTCGGTGCAGACGTCGCTGCTGGTCTTCGGGCAGCAAGGGAATAACCAGGCGGCGGGCAAGGCCAAATCCTGTTCCGCGATCGACGTGATCGCGCCGATGTCGCCGGATCGAGCGGGGTTTCGCGCGGCCCTGGGACAGGTACGGGCGGTCGGCTGGACGCCGCTCGCCGCCGGGCTGGATCGGGCCGAGGCGCTGCTGTCCGCCTCCGCCACGCCGGGGGAACAGATCATCTATGTGGTGTCCGACGGCGAAGAGACGTGCGGCGGCGACCCGGTGGCTGCGGCCAAAAGGATCAACGCCGGGCGCACCCGGGCGATCGTCAACGTGATCGGCTTCAACCTGCCGTCCGGTGAGGCGGCAAAGCTGTCCGCGGTCGCGCGCGGCGGCGGCGGTCGTTTCGTCAACGTGGCGAACGAGGCGGAGCTGGCGCGATACGATGCCGAAGTGCGCGAAAGTATCCGGCGGACGGACAATGAGGTGGCAACCAGCATCGCCACGACCGACAATGACGTTGCGACCAGCATCGCCGTCACCGATGCCGATACGTGCACCAGCATTCTCGTCACGGACGAGGACACGGCGATGTCGATCGACCTCACCGATCGCGAAGTCGCGGGCAAGCCCGTCGCCTTCCGCAAGGATGCAGAGGCGCTGCTGAAGGCCCGTCACGCAGCGATACGGGCGCGGTTCGAAGCCTATCGCGCCCGGCTTACCGGTGCGGAGGCGGCGGCGAAGAAGGGCATCGACAGCGCGGCCCAGGCCGTGCGCTGA
- the trmFO gene encoding methylenetetrahydrofolate--tRNA-(uracil(54)-C(5))-methyltransferase (FADH(2)-oxidizing) TrmFO produces MTHQIHIIGGGLAGSEAAWQLAEAGFKVRLSEMRGVEPTPAHHTDQLAELVCSNSFRSDDAEHNAVGLLHAEMRALGSLILTQADKHRVPAGSALAVDREGFAEGVTQAIAGHANIELVRERVDSLPDGPAIVATGPLTGAMLAEAVRAETGEDALAFFDAIAPIVHRDSIDMTIAWFQSRWDKGDGHDYINCPMNKDEYLAFHAALLAGEKGEFREWEKDTPYFEGCMPIEVAAERGVDTLRYGPMKPVGLDDPRTGRWPYAVVQLRQDNALGTLWNIVGFQTKLKHAEQVRVFRMIPGLQNAEFARLGGLHRNTFIQSPKLLDGSLRLKSRPNIRFAGQITGCEGYVESAAIGLLAGRFAAAELGGTSLTAPPQETALGALLGHITGGAQAETYQPMNVNFGLFPPLEVKSKKADRKGLMAARARAALQDWQVAAHG; encoded by the coding sequence ATGACGCATCAGATTCACATTATCGGCGGCGGCCTGGCCGGGTCGGAAGCGGCCTGGCAGCTCGCCGAGGCGGGCTTCAAGGTTCGCCTGTCGGAAATGCGCGGGGTCGAGCCGACCCCTGCCCACCACACGGATCAACTGGCTGAACTCGTCTGCTCCAACAGCTTCCGATCGGACGATGCCGAGCATAATGCGGTCGGCCTGCTGCATGCCGAGATGCGCGCGCTGGGATCGCTGATCCTGACCCAGGCGGACAAGCATCGCGTGCCCGCCGGATCCGCGCTGGCGGTCGATCGGGAGGGCTTCGCCGAGGGTGTGACGCAGGCGATTGCCGGGCATGCCAATATCGAACTGGTCCGCGAACGCGTCGATAGCCTGCCGGACGGACCGGCGATCGTGGCGACGGGACCGCTGACCGGAGCGATGCTGGCCGAGGCGGTACGGGCCGAGACGGGTGAGGATGCGCTCGCTTTCTTCGACGCGATCGCGCCGATCGTGCACCGCGATTCGATCGACATGACAATCGCCTGGTTCCAGTCCCGCTGGGACAAGGGGGACGGCCACGATTATATCAACTGCCCAATGAACAAGGACGAATATCTCGCTTTTCACGCGGCGCTGCTCGCCGGCGAGAAAGGCGAGTTCCGCGAGTGGGAAAAGGACACGCCCTATTTCGAGGGCTGCATGCCGATCGAGGTCGCGGCCGAGCGTGGCGTCGATACGTTGCGCTATGGGCCGATGAAGCCGGTCGGGCTGGACGATCCGCGCACCGGGCGCTGGCCCTATGCGGTCGTGCAATTGCGTCAGGACAATGCGCTCGGCACGCTGTGGAATATCGTCGGCTTCCAGACCAAGCTCAAACATGCCGAACAGGTGCGCGTGTTTCGCATGATTCCGGGCCTGCAGAATGCCGAATTCGCACGGCTGGGCGGCCTGCACCGCAACACCTTCATCCAGAGCCCGAAGCTGCTGGACGGCAGCCTGCGCCTCAAATCGCGCCCCAACATCCGTTTCGCCGGCCAGATTACGGGTTGTGAGGGCTATGTCGAAAGCGCCGCGATCGGCCTGCTCGCCGGCCGCTTTGCCGCGGCCGAACTTGGCGGCACTTCGCTGACCGCCCCGCCCCAGGAGACGGCTTTGGGCGCACTGCTCGGTCATATTACCGGCGGCGCGCAGGCGGAGACCTATCAGCCGATGAACGTCAATTTCGGCCTGTTCCCGCCGCTCGAGGTCAAGAGCAAGAAGGCCGATCGCAAGGGCCTGATGGCGGCGCGCGCGCGCGCGGCGCTGCAGGATTGGCAGGTGGCCGCCCATGGCTGA
- a CDS encoding class I SAM-dependent methyltransferase, with product MADPAPALRQVLHVGCGTATIANMPAGFQDGSWKEVRFDINPDVAPDIIGTITDMDAVDSDSVDAVYSSHNIEHVFPHEVDGVLAEFRRVIKPDGFVVVTCPDLEEVAKHIAAGRLEDPLYTSPSGPIAPLDILYGHGAAIARGEVYMAHRTGFTVKTLGAHAQAAGFAGFGLRRRPQNFDLWLIATKLPVANDHVADLLRRFARA from the coding sequence ATGGCTGATCCCGCGCCAGCGCTGCGCCAGGTGCTGCATGTCGGGTGCGGAACCGCCACGATCGCCAACATGCCGGCCGGTTTCCAGGACGGCAGCTGGAAGGAAGTCCGCTTCGACATCAATCCCGACGTCGCGCCCGACATCATCGGCACGATCACCGACATGGACGCGGTCGACAGCGACAGCGTCGATGCGGTCTATTCCTCGCACAATATCGAGCATGTCTTCCCGCACGAGGTGGATGGCGTGCTTGCCGAGTTCCGGCGCGTCATCAAGCCCGACGGGTTCGTGGTGGTGACCTGCCCCGATCTTGAGGAAGTGGCGAAGCACATCGCCGCGGGCCGGCTGGAAGACCCGCTCTACACCTCGCCGTCCGGGCCGATCGCGCCGCTCGACATACTCTACGGTCATGGTGCAGCGATCGCGCGCGGCGAAGTCTATATGGCGCACCGTACCGGCTTCACGGTCAAGACGCTCGGCGCGCATGCGCAGGCAGCCGGCTTTGCCGGGTTCGGCCTGCGCCGCCGTCCGCAAAATTTCGACCTGTGGCTGATCGCGACCAAATTGCCGGTGGCCAACGATCATGTCGCCGACCTGCTAAGGCGGTTCGCGCGCGCCTGA
- a CDS encoding biotin--[acetyl-CoA-carboxylase] ligase codes for MRTVAETGSTNADLLDAARTGASEGLWLRAERQTSGRGRVGRAWLSPVGNLYASTIVRLHPGEPEAATLALVAAVALEEVASAYAPGKLQLKWPNDLMAGPAKLAGILLERADDAVVIGFGVNLAYHPENLERPTTSIAALTAGAPDPAVFLADLAEAFARWLARWRGEGLAAVRARWLQRAHPIGSALTSSAAEGLFEGLDKDGALLLRRADGRITIVRAGDVFLSP; via the coding sequence ATCCGCACGGTCGCCGAGACCGGATCGACCAATGCCGACCTGTTGGATGCCGCCCGCACGGGGGCATCGGAAGGGCTGTGGCTGCGGGCGGAACGCCAGACCAGCGGCCGCGGCCGTGTCGGCCGTGCTTGGCTGTCGCCCGTCGGCAATCTTTATGCGAGCACGATCGTGCGCCTGCATCCGGGCGAGCCCGAAGCGGCCACGCTGGCGCTGGTGGCGGCGGTTGCGCTGGAGGAGGTCGCGTCGGCCTATGCGCCGGGTAAACTTCAGCTCAAATGGCCCAACGATCTGATGGCGGGGCCGGCCAAACTCGCCGGCATCCTGCTGGAGCGGGCGGACGACGCCGTCGTGATCGGCTTCGGCGTCAACCTCGCATACCATCCCGAAAATCTCGAGCGGCCCACCACCAGCATCGCCGCATTGACGGCCGGGGCTCCCGATCCCGCGGTTTTTCTCGCCGACCTTGCCGAGGCCTTTGCGCGCTGGCTCGCGCGCTGGCGCGGCGAGGGGCTGGCGGCGGTGCGTGCGCGCTGGCTGCAGCGGGCGCATCCCATCGGCAGCGCGCTTACCAGCAGCGCCGCCGAGGGCTTGTTCGAGGGGCTCGACAAGGATGGCGCTTTGTTGCTGCGTCGCGCCGACGGCCGGATCACGATCGTGCGCGCCGGCGACGTCTTCCTGTCGCCCTGA
- the nuoN gene encoding NADH-quinone oxidoreductase subunit NuoN, with protein MSSTYFLATLPELILSVGAMLLLLVAAWRGDGATRGIGWASVVLLLLAGLSLLGPAGHAGAAFGGLYRADAFAAFAKVLIYIGSAVAIVIAPNWFARGGPLRAEYPVLILLSTAGMGMMVSASDLLTLYVGLELQSLAAYVLASFMRRDQRSAEAGLKYFILGALASGILLYGISLLYGFTGTTTFDRIATVFRTAAAHDVEIGRLMGLIFVLSGIFFKASIVPFHMWTPDVYEGAPTPVTAFFASAPKVAAVVLLVRVAIEALGPVTEAWRQIIAVVGIASIVWGGLAAIVQTNIKRLLAYSSINNVGFAVLGVIPGNQAGAASVLFYMAVYIVMTVGSFVCVLQMRDADGNPIEDISALSGLSRTRPGLALALTMFMFSLAGIPPLLGLWPKVVVFQALVNIGWWPLAALGIAASVISAFYYLKIVKTLYIDEPVSAFAPRDSKVEGGLMVASALFISPLGYLAIPFLTATSMAAARALF; from the coding sequence ATGTCCTCCACTTATTTCCTCGCCACCTTGCCCGAACTTATCCTGTCGGTGGGTGCGATGCTGCTGTTGCTCGTCGCCGCCTGGCGCGGTGACGGTGCCACACGCGGCATCGGCTGGGCCTCGGTTGTGCTGTTGCTCCTGGCGGGCTTGTCGCTGCTCGGGCCGGCCGGTCATGCGGGCGCCGCCTTCGGCGGGCTGTACCGCGCCGATGCCTTTGCCGCCTTTGCCAAGGTCTTGATTTATATCGGTTCCGCCGTCGCGATCGTGATCGCGCCCAATTGGTTCGCCCGCGGCGGTCCGCTGCGCGCCGAATATCCGGTCCTGATCCTGCTCTCCACGGCCGGCATGGGCATGATGGTTTCGGCGAGCGATCTGCTCACGCTTTACGTCGGGCTGGAGCTGCAGAGCCTCGCCGCCTATGTGCTGGCCAGCTTCATGCGGCGCGATCAGCGCTCGGCCGAGGCGGGCCTCAAATATTTCATCCTCGGCGCGCTCGCGAGCGGCATCCTGCTTTACGGCATCTCTTTGCTCTACGGCTTCACCGGCACGACGACGTTCGACAGGATCGCCACCGTCTTCCGCACGGCGGCGGCGCACGATGTCGAGATTGGCCGCCTGATGGGCCTGATCTTCGTGCTGTCGGGAATCTTCTTCAAGGCGTCGATCGTACCGTTCCACATGTGGACGCCCGACGTCTACGAAGGCGCGCCGACGCCGGTCACCGCCTTCTTCGCCTCGGCGCCCAAGGTGGCGGCGGTGGTGTTGCTGGTGCGCGTCGCGATCGAGGCGCTCGGCCCGGTGACGGAAGCCTGGCGGCAGATCATCGCCGTGGTCGGCATCGCCTCGATCGTGTGGGGCGGGCTTGCCGCCATCGTCCAGACCAATATCAAGCGCCTGCTGGCTTATTCCTCGATCAACAATGTCGGCTTCGCCGTGCTCGGGGTGATCCCCGGTAACCAGGCGGGCGCCGCGTCGGTCTTGTTCTACATGGCGGTCTATATCGTCATGACGGTGGGAAGCTTCGTGTGCGTGCTGCAGATGCGCGATGCCGACGGCAATCCGATCGAAGACATCTCCGCTTTGTCCGGTCTGTCCCGCACCCGTCCGGGCCTGGCGCTCGCATTGACGATGTTCATGTTCAGCCTCGCCGGCATCCCGCCGCTGCTCGGCCTGTGGCCGAAGGTCGTCGTATTCCAGGCGCTGGTGAATATCGGCTGGTGGCCGCTCGCGGCGTTGGGCATCGCGGCGTCCGTGATCAGCGCCTTCTATTATCTCAAGATCGTCAAGACGTTGTATATCGACGAGCCAGTGTCGGCGTTCGCGCCGCGCGATAGCAAGGTCGAAGGCGGGCTGATGGTCGCCAGCGCGCTGTTCATCTCGCCGCTCGGCTATCTGGCCATTCCGTTCCTGACGGCGACCAGCATGGCCGCGGCCAGGGCGCTGTTCTGA